The following proteins are encoded in a genomic region of Planococcus lenghuensis:
- a CDS encoding GtrA family protein — protein MKFFKRNKRGLIQYANYSVIGLLCAALDLLVLNTLLVLFPTKDTSLLMLFNTIAYTAAVTNSYIWNSKYTFKVRKSKKQLIPFISQAIVSMFIANGIFLAGIWLLDKLPLFPGWVDTNIAKGISMYASFQASFFFNKYIVFRTTPLFGKNKEEEDSKWNFREWKKRKYSQNSRW, from the coding sequence ATGAAATTCTTCAAACGCAATAAACGCGGACTCATCCAGTATGCAAATTACAGCGTGATCGGTCTTCTTTGTGCCGCACTGGACTTGCTGGTGCTGAATACCTTACTGGTGCTGTTTCCGACTAAAGATACATCCTTGCTGATGCTATTCAATACCATTGCTTACACAGCAGCTGTTACCAACAGTTATATATGGAATTCGAAATATACTTTCAAAGTAAGGAAAAGCAAAAAACAATTGATTCCATTCATCAGCCAAGCCATTGTCAGTATGTTTATCGCCAATGGAATATTTTTGGCCGGCATTTGGCTGTTGGATAAACTGCCGTTGTTTCCGGGCTGGGTCGATACGAATATCGCGAAAGGAATTTCGATGTATGCGTCTTTCCAAGCGAGCTTCTTTTTCAATAAATACATCGTTTTCCGGACAACGCCGCTGTTTGGAAAAAACAAAGAAGAAGAGGACAGCAAATGGAATTTCCGGGAGTGGAAAAAACGTAAATACAGCCAGAACTCCCGTTGGTAA
- a CDS encoding aminoglycoside 6-adenylyltransferase yields the protein MRNEQEMMDLILHTAIADERIRAVWMNGSRADANAPRDRMQDYDIVYAVTDIESFRQNPAWIDRFGSRTMMQEPDQLDHARGWKTDMERSYMYLMLFDDGNRLDLRLLAVSAAPAEALADSLTVPLLDKDGLLPGIPPSSDKDYWEQRPTAPQFDAACNEFWWCLQNVAKGIWRDELPYAKKIFEEIVRAPLDDMTAWYIGMESGFQRSAGKMGKYFKKYLPADCWMLYEQTYADSQGDNMWQALFTACELFRLLATEVAKKFGFSYPHEADQNMTKFLQSIRQLPREAKEML from the coding sequence ATGCGAAATGAACAGGAAATGATGGATCTCATCTTACATACGGCCATAGCGGATGAGCGGATCCGCGCTGTCTGGATGAACGGGTCGCGGGCGGACGCGAATGCGCCGAGAGATAGGATGCAGGATTACGACATTGTTTATGCGGTGACGGATATCGAATCGTTTCGGCAGAATCCTGCCTGGATCGACCGTTTTGGCAGCCGGACCATGATGCAGGAACCGGACCAGTTGGATCACGCACGGGGCTGGAAGACTGATATGGAACGGTCTTATATGTATTTAATGCTATTCGACGATGGCAACCGGCTGGACTTGCGGCTGCTGGCAGTATCGGCAGCCCCGGCTGAAGCCCTCGCTGATTCATTGACCGTTCCGCTGCTGGATAAAGATGGATTACTGCCAGGAATTCCGCCGTCATCCGACAAAGATTACTGGGAACAGCGACCGACAGCACCGCAATTCGACGCGGCCTGCAATGAATTCTGGTGGTGTCTTCAAAATGTGGCAAAAGGAATCTGGCGGGATGAGTTGCCTTATGCAAAGAAGATATTCGAGGAGATTGTCCGGGCGCCATTGGATGACATGACGGCCTGGTATATCGGGATGGAGTCCGGCTTCCAGCGCTCGGCCGGCAAGATGGGCAAGTATTTTAAAAAGTACTTACCTGCTGACTGCTGGATGTTATATGAACAAACCTATGCAGACTCGCAAGGAGATAATATGTGGCAGGCGCTGTTCACGGCATGTGAATTGTTCCGGCTGCTCGCGACGGAAGTGGCAAAGAAATTCGGATTTTCCTATCCGCATGAAGCAGACCAAAACATGACTAAGTTCTTGCAGTCCATACGGCAATTACCTCGCGAAGCCAAAGAGATGTTGTGA